Proteins found in one Enterococcus sp. 9D6_DIV0238 genomic segment:
- the msrA gene encoding peptide-methionine (S)-S-oxide reductase MsrA yields MSEKAIFAGGCFWCMIQPFDTQPGILSVTSGYTGGHVPNPTYEQVLSHTTGHTEAVEIEFDPEIMSYERLVEIYWQQTDPTDALGQFEDRGDNYRPVIFYTTDEQKEIAIQSRKALAESGRFDDPIVTKIQPAVTFYPAEDYHQDFYQKDPERYEDAHANRANFIKENW; encoded by the coding sequence ATGAGTGAAAAAGCAATATTTGCTGGAGGTTGTTTTTGGTGCATGATTCAGCCGTTCGATACCCAACCTGGCATTCTTTCGGTTACCTCTGGGTATACAGGAGGACATGTGCCTAATCCCACTTACGAGCAAGTCTTGAGTCATACTACTGGGCATACTGAAGCTGTCGAGATTGAATTTGATCCCGAAATCATGTCATATGAACGATTAGTAGAAATATACTGGCAGCAAACAGATCCTACCGATGCTCTTGGTCAATTCGAAGATCGCGGGGACAATTATCGACCAGTGATTTTTTACACAACAGATGAGCAAAAGGAAATTGCGATACAAAGCAGAAAAGCATTAGCAGAAAGTGGACGCTTTGATGATCCTATAGTTACAAAGATCCAACCGGCTGTCACTTTTTATCCTGCCGAAGACTATCATCAAGATTTTTATCAAAAAGATCCTGAACGCTACGAAGATGCTCACGCAAATCGAGCAAATTTTATAAAAGAAAATTGGTGA
- the ylqF gene encoding ribosome biogenesis GTPase YlqF has product MTIQWFPGHMAKARREVSEKIKYVDIVFELIDARLPLSSRNPMMDQIVQQKPRLILLNKGDLADKEQNQKWQQYFQEKGYHTLIINAQQNKGVNKIVPEAKKALKEKIERERAKGLKPRAIRAMCIGIPNVGKSTLMNRLVGKKIAQTGNKPGVTKGQQWLRSGTELELLDTPGILWPKFEDQEIGKKLALTGAIKDQLLHLDDLAIYGLSFFSRFYPERLIERYRLTEEETFLPPAELLMLISQKRGYRDDYDRASEMIIQEIRSSKLGPYTLDRWEELGAINDES; this is encoded by the coding sequence ATGACAATACAGTGGTTCCCAGGACATATGGCAAAAGCCAGAAGAGAAGTATCAGAGAAAATCAAATACGTAGATATCGTATTTGAACTGATTGATGCGAGGTTGCCGCTTTCATCCCGCAATCCAATGATGGATCAAATCGTTCAACAAAAACCTCGATTGATCTTATTGAATAAGGGAGATTTGGCAGATAAGGAGCAGAATCAAAAATGGCAACAATATTTTCAAGAAAAAGGTTACCATACCCTGATTATCAATGCTCAGCAGAATAAAGGAGTCAATAAAATCGTTCCGGAAGCCAAAAAGGCTCTGAAAGAGAAAATCGAACGTGAAAGAGCAAAAGGACTGAAGCCTCGCGCGATCCGTGCCATGTGCATTGGGATTCCTAATGTCGGGAAATCAACACTGATGAATCGATTAGTCGGGAAAAAAATAGCACAAACAGGCAACAAGCCAGGAGTTACCAAAGGACAACAATGGCTGCGTTCAGGAACGGAGCTAGAACTTTTAGATACGCCGGGTATTTTGTGGCCTAAATTTGAAGATCAGGAAATTGGAAAAAAATTGGCATTGACGGGAGCAATCAAGGATCAACTTCTTCATTTAGATGATTTAGCCATTTATGGTTTGTCGTTTTTTTCTCGTTTTTATCCTGAGCGTTTGATTGAACGATACCGTCTAACTGAAGAAGAAACTTTTTTACCACCTGCGGAGCTTTTGATGCTGATCAGTCAAAAACGTGGGTACCGTGATGATTACGATCGAGCAAGTGAAATGATCATCCAGGAGATCCGAAGCAGTAAATTGGGACCTTATACATTAGATCGTTGGGAAGAATTAGGAGCTATAAATGATGAAAGCTGA
- a CDS encoding S41 family peptidase: protein MKEKRQVPYYQYIISILCVAFLVGSGSYIYFDHQYKKQLADRPMQSSELKKVDALYNEIVTNYVGKVDEEKLVDGALKGMTEALDDPYSSYLNEPEADELDQSLSGSFEGIGATMTMTDELPTVAQAPIDGSPAAKAGIKANDQIIKVDDEETKGKTLTEVVSKIRGKKGTEVRLTITRGSETFELKLKRDTIPIETVKGEPDAKDKTIGSIKISSFGENTYQELKDTIISLRKDGATSFVIDLRQNPGGLLDQVEQMASMFLEDGQTIVKFEDKQGNTSEDTASSELDDGFKVKEPTVVLVDEGSASASEIFAAALKESGNKKIIGMKTFGKGTVQSVKNLNDKSEIKLTVMKWLTPKGEWIHEKGLEPTIKADYPDYAYLAPISRDKTLKIGDSSSVVKNLNALLKALGYEVNAESSDFSEETKNAVAAVQTENSLPVTGEVDNETADHIEKEVAKKIVENDQAYDLGIKELQEERNKN, encoded by the coding sequence ATGAAAGAGAAACGACAAGTGCCTTATTATCAGTACATAATTTCAATTTTATGTGTCGCGTTTCTTGTTGGAAGTGGTAGTTATATTTATTTTGATCACCAATATAAAAAACAACTTGCTGATCGTCCAATGCAAAGCAGTGAGCTAAAAAAAGTTGACGCTCTTTACAACGAAATTGTCACAAATTACGTTGGAAAGGTCGATGAAGAAAAGCTAGTAGATGGTGCACTAAAAGGAATGACAGAAGCGTTAGATGATCCATATTCCAGCTATTTAAATGAACCCGAAGCAGATGAACTGGATCAAAGTCTTTCAGGAAGTTTTGAGGGAATTGGTGCAACCATGACCATGACCGATGAACTACCTACTGTGGCACAAGCACCGATCGACGGATCTCCAGCTGCAAAGGCAGGAATCAAAGCAAACGATCAAATCATCAAAGTGGATGATGAGGAAACGAAAGGAAAAACACTCACTGAAGTTGTAAGTAAAATACGAGGAAAAAAAGGGACAGAAGTCCGCTTAACCATCACTCGTGGTTCTGAAACTTTTGAGCTAAAATTAAAACGAGATACAATCCCAATCGAAACTGTTAAGGGAGAACCCGATGCCAAAGATAAAACGATCGGCAGCATCAAAATTTCTTCCTTTGGTGAAAATACATACCAAGAGTTGAAAGATACGATCATCTCATTAAGAAAAGACGGGGCAACCTCCTTCGTGATCGATTTACGTCAAAACCCTGGGGGCTTATTGGATCAGGTGGAACAGATGGCCAGTATGTTCTTAGAAGATGGTCAAACTATCGTGAAATTTGAAGATAAGCAGGGAAATACAAGTGAAGATACGGCTTCTTCTGAATTAGATGACGGGTTTAAAGTAAAAGAGCCAACTGTTGTTTTGGTGGACGAAGGCAGTGCGAGCGCTTCTGAAATTTTCGCAGCGGCTCTAAAAGAATCTGGAAATAAAAAAATCATTGGGATGAAAACCTTCGGCAAAGGCACTGTCCAATCAGTGAAGAATTTGAACGATAAAAGTGAGATCAAATTGACTGTGATGAAGTGGTTGACGCCTAAAGGTGAGTGGATTCATGAAAAAGGATTAGAGCCAACGATCAAAGCAGATTACCCTGACTATGCCTATCTAGCTCCGATTTCTAGAGACAAAACGTTGAAAATAGGCGATTCTTCTTCTGTTGTCAAAAATCTCAATGCTTTATTAAAAGCTTTGGGATATGAAGTAAATGCCGAAAGCAGTGATTTTTCTGAAGAAACGAAAAATGCTGTAGCTGCTGTTCAAACTGAGAACAGTCTTCCAGTTACTGGTGAAGTAGATAACGAAACTGCAGATCATATCGAAAAAGAAGTAGCGAAAAAAATTGTTGAAAATGATCAAGCCTATGATTTGGGCATCAAAGAATTACAGGAAGAACGAAACAAAAATTAA
- the dprA gene encoding DNA-processing protein DprA, protein MNEEQRALFFKLSVCKGIGNLGMLKVLDFSMNYNNIADFSKEEIIHIAEIRTYQKIFLHSWEYWTRENKSLRSFQEHHSFITILDDDYPTYLKQIYNCPVLLFYQGNIALLKNPCLSFVGARSSSVYGINVVRQLVPKMIEHGLTIVSGLAKGIDSVSHQVAMHHSGQTIGVIGTGLDYCYPKETAHVQRKMMAEQLVISEYPNGTKPRKYHFPMRNRIIAGISLGTCVIEAGKKSGSLITAQAALEYGREVFAVPGNSLDLRSDGCHTLIQEGAKCTICPQDILEEIQNFSI, encoded by the coding sequence ATGAATGAAGAACAACGGGCACTATTTTTTAAACTTTCGGTATGTAAAGGCATAGGCAATCTAGGAATGCTAAAAGTATTAGATTTTTCAATGAATTATAATAATATAGCTGATTTCTCCAAAGAAGAGATTATTCACATAGCTGAAATCCGAACCTATCAGAAGATTTTTTTACACTCTTGGGAGTATTGGACTAGAGAAAATAAGAGCCTAAGATCTTTTCAAGAACATCATAGTTTTATTACAATTTTAGATGATGACTATCCAACATATCTGAAGCAAATCTACAATTGTCCAGTTTTATTATTTTACCAAGGAAATATTGCTCTTTTAAAGAATCCTTGTTTATCTTTTGTTGGCGCTAGATCTTCTTCTGTTTATGGAATAAATGTCGTTAGGCAATTAGTACCTAAAATGATTGAACATGGGCTGACGATCGTCAGTGGATTAGCTAAGGGAATAGATAGTGTAAGCCATCAAGTAGCAATGCATCATTCAGGTCAAACGATCGGTGTAATCGGAACGGGACTAGACTATTGCTACCCAAAAGAAACAGCTCATGTTCAACGCAAAATGATGGCAGAACAGCTAGTGATCAGTGAGTATCCTAACGGAACAAAGCCAAGAAAATACCATTTTCCAATGAGAAACCGGATCATCGCAGGCATCAGTTTAGGTACATGTGTGATCGAGGCCGGTAAAAAAAGTGGCTCTTTAATTACTGCACAAGCAGCATTAGAATACGGAAGAGAAGTATTTGCAGTTCCAGGAAATTCACTAGATTTGCGTTCTGATGGCTGTCATACACTGATTCAAGAAGGTGCAAAGTGTACGATTTGCCCTCAAGATATCCTTGAAGAAATCCAAAATTTTTCAATTTAA
- a CDS encoding YozE family protein, whose amino-acid sequence MRRSFYHYLMTLRAPKKTAESQFANDAAKDIQFPKQSEDYHEISSYLEMNVDYISNMLIFDELWEKYLENNK is encoded by the coding sequence ATGAGAAGAAGTTTCTACCATTACTTAATGACTTTACGAGCTCCTAAAAAAACTGCAGAAAGTCAATTTGCCAATGACGCTGCAAAAGACATTCAATTCCCAAAACAATCTGAAGATTATCATGAAATATCCAGTTACTTGGAAATGAATGTAGATTATATAAGCAATATGCTCATTTTTGATGAGTTGTGGGAAAAATACTTAGAAAACAACAAATAA
- a CDS encoding ribonuclease HII, giving the protein MKAESIQQIKMALAEIDRRDDERIEHWQQDERSGVQQALKQWERRIQRHEKDIALLDEMQVFERNARAQGHRLIVGIDEVGRGPLAGPVVAAAVILPEKFQLLGVNDSKKLSAKKRDELYDQIQNQAISIGIGMVDHNKIDEINIYQASKLAMGIALEDLCFIPDYLLIDAMTLDVKIPQENIIKGDARSVSIAAASIVAKVIRDRLMEDYAKMYPGYGFEKNAGYGTKEHLQGIKELGICKIHRKTFAPIKDFC; this is encoded by the coding sequence ATGAAAGCTGAATCGATTCAACAAATAAAAATGGCTTTAGCTGAAATTGATAGAAGAGATGACGAACGAATTGAGCACTGGCAGCAAGATGAGCGCAGCGGAGTACAACAAGCTCTCAAGCAATGGGAACGCAGAATTCAACGACATGAAAAGGACATAGCGCTTTTAGATGAGATGCAAGTGTTTGAAAGGAATGCCCGCGCACAAGGACATCGTTTGATCGTAGGAATCGACGAGGTTGGTCGAGGTCCTTTGGCTGGACCAGTTGTTGCAGCAGCGGTTATTTTACCAGAAAAATTTCAATTGCTTGGTGTTAATGATTCTAAAAAGTTATCTGCTAAAAAAAGAGATGAGCTTTATGATCAAATTCAAAATCAAGCTATTTCTATCGGTATTGGCATGGTTGATCACAATAAAATCGATGAAATCAATATCTATCAGGCATCTAAACTTGCAATGGGAATCGCATTAGAAGATCTATGCTTCATTCCTGATTATTTGTTGATAGATGCAATGACTTTGGATGTCAAGATTCCTCAAGAAAATATCATAAAAGGAGATGCACGTTCTGTTTCGATTGCAGCTGCAAGTATTGTAGCAAAAGTTATTCGTGATCGATTGATGGAGGACTATGCTAAAATGTATCCCGGTTATGGTTTTGAAAAAAATGCTGGTTATGGAACAAAAGAGCATTTACAAGGGATCAAGGAGCTGGGAATTTGTAAAATTCATAGAAAGACCTTTGCTCCAATAAAAGATTTTTGCTAA
- a CDS encoding YpmS family protein, with amino-acid sequence MNRWKIAFLILVGTIIASLAFIFVRITQVREPNYKPVPELVAKEGTPVIAIQSNKKQVNALIDFFLSDFQKDSDINYKFYLENEAMLNGTFEVLGYPIEFNLYFDPFVMNDGNVQLKAKSLSIGTLGLPIKEILKFVQRDYKLPSWVEVNPDDSTILLRLDQFRMQNGLFIRAEKINLVDDDIRMNIYLPKDTSSKED; translated from the coding sequence ATGAATCGTTGGAAGATCGCTTTTCTTATTTTAGTTGGTACTATTATTGCAAGTTTAGCTTTTATTTTTGTAAGAATCACTCAAGTTCGTGAGCCTAATTATAAACCGGTTCCTGAACTGGTTGCTAAAGAGGGAACACCTGTAATTGCTATTCAATCAAATAAAAAACAGGTCAATGCATTGATCGATTTTTTCCTTAGTGATTTTCAAAAGGATTCTGACATTAACTATAAATTTTATTTAGAAAACGAAGCTATGTTGAACGGAACTTTTGAAGTTTTAGGCTATCCAATTGAATTCAACCTTTATTTCGATCCATTTGTGATGAATGATGGCAATGTTCAACTAAAGGCTAAAAGTTTATCAATTGGAACGCTAGGTTTACCAATAAAAGAGATCTTGAAGTTTGTTCAGCGAGATTATAAGCTACCAAGTTGGGTAGAGGTAAATCCGGATGACAGTACTATTTTGCTGCGTTTAGATCAGTTTAGAATGCAAAACGGCCTGTTTATTCGAGCAGAAAAAATCAATTTAGTGGACGATGATATTCGAATGAACATCTATCTACCAAAAGATACTTCAAGTAAGGAGGATTAA
- the lepB gene encoding signal peptidase I, translating into MDQKKNYVGYFISFMKLLIPSVVLVFILRGFFLIPVPVDGSSMAKTLNQGDMIVMEKFTSIKRFDVVVFKLPNGSIYIKRIIGLPGDAIRYENDQLYVNETPIEEPFLEKNLKKDHETVPYTTNFDLSDLIAEKVLPEDHYFVLGDNRRMSKDSRSFGAVESKYILGKAQFVYYPFSHMKFIPR; encoded by the coding sequence ATGGATCAAAAGAAAAATTATGTTGGTTACTTTATTTCTTTCATGAAATTACTCATTCCTTCTGTTGTCTTAGTTTTTATTTTGAGAGGTTTTTTCTTGATTCCTGTTCCGGTTGACGGAAGTTCAATGGCCAAAACACTGAATCAAGGGGATATGATCGTGATGGAGAAGTTCACTTCGATCAAGCGGTTTGATGTAGTTGTGTTTAAATTACCGAATGGATCGATTTATATTAAACGGATCATCGGGCTGCCGGGGGATGCAATTCGCTATGAGAACGATCAGCTTTATGTTAATGAAACTCCGATAGAAGAACCCTTCCTAGAAAAAAATCTGAAAAAAGATCATGAAACGGTTCCTTACACGACCAATTTCGATTTGAGCGATCTGATTGCAGAAAAGGTGCTGCCTGAAGATCACTACTTTGTACTAGGTGATAACCGTCGGATGTCAAAGGATAGCCGTTCTTTCGGAGCAGTCGAAAGTAAGTATATTTTAGGCAAAGCTCAATTTGTGTACTACCCATTTTCACACATGAAATTTATACCAAGATAG